ACCGTTTACGTGCGGCTCTAGTTCCGACAGGTTGATTTCGATGAGTTGGTCGAAGAAGTTTTCGGGGTTAGCGTACACTTCGTCGTCAGCACGCAAGTGGCCCCATACGCCATGAGCTAGGTCTGCTACGTCACCGCGGTTGGTGCTACGCAGGTACTCAGATTGCTTGTCATCGAAGCCGAATACCGAGGTAGTAGCCCCGATTTCAGCACCCATGTTGCAGATGGTAGCCTTACCGGTTGCCGACATGCTCTCGGCACCTTCACCGAAGTATTCCACGATAGCGCCGGTGCCGCCTTTTACCGTCAGGATACCAGCTACTTTCAGAATTACGTCTTTAGGAGCCGTCCAGCCGTTTAGTTTGCCGGTCAGCTTCACGCCAATCACTTTGGGGAACTTCAACTCCCACGCCATGCCGGCCATTACATCAACGGCATCAGCACCACCTACCCCGATGGCAATCATGCCGAGGCCACCAGCGTTCGGCGTGTGCGAGTCCGTACCGATCATCATGCCGCCTGGGAAAGCATAGTTCTCGAGTACTACTTGGTGAATGATACCAGCACCGGGCTTCCAGAAGCCAATACCATACTTGTTAGAAACTGAAGCTAGGAAGTCATATACCTCCTTGTTTTCAGAGTTAGCCTCGGCCAGGTCTTGGTCGGCACCCAGGCGAGCCTGGATCAAGTGGTCGCAGTGTACGGTGCTGGGCACGGCGGTTTTGTCTTTGCCGGCTTGCATGAACTGCAACAGCGCCATCTGGGCCGTGGCATCTTGCATTGCTACGCGGTCGGGGGCAAAATCGACGTAGGAAACGCCCCGCTCGTACGCACTGTTGACTTGGCCGCCATACAAGTGAGCGTACAGAATCTTTTCGGTTAGCGTGAGCGGACGGCCAACGGCGGCACGGGCGGCTTCAATGCGCTGGCCCATACCGGCGTACACAGCCTGAATCATTTCTATGTCAAACGCCATAATAGAGAAATGGAAAGAGTGAAAAAGGATGCTGTTTTTTGAACAGTACGCAAATATAAGAGCCCCTTGTTGCGGCGCCCAAACTTTATATTTGCGCGTTTCTTATATAAACTAATTCCAAATTAGAGTAGTTTACTTAAACACGCTTTTCTCCTGAACGTATGTCCCCTTCCTCCGCCATTCGGCAGATCGTAGCCGGAGCTAGCCTTGCGCTGGTAGTGGCCAGTTGCCAGTCTAATTCCTCCGAGCAAAAAGTAGCTAGTGCCCCCGCCGCTGCAGCCGATGCAAACGCCAACTATCTGCAAGATGGCACTTGGCGCGGTGTGCTCTCGGCTCAAGGCCAGGAAATTCCTTTCTTGTTTGATGTCGAAACCGGCAACAACAACCAACCCGTGGCCGTGTACCTGCGCAACGGCGCCGAGAAGCTGAAGCTCGACGAAATAGCAGCCGCCGGCGATTCTACCACCATCAAGCTAGGTGCCTTCGATGCCGCCTTGGTGGTGCGCAAGGATGGCGAGGACAAGCTAAAAGGCGCCTGGGTGAAGTACGACGCCAAAACGCCCTACCGCGTGCCGTTCACGGCGACGCATGGAGAAAAAGAGCTATTCCCTGTTCAGGCCAAGCCTTCCAGCGACTCCAAGGAGACGATGAAAGAAAGCACGTTCCAAGTGGAATTTAAGGACGAAGAAGGCAAAACGTATCCTGCCGTGGGCATCTTCAAGGAAAGCCCTGAAACTGGAAATATGACGGGCACCTTCCTAACGACCACCGGCGATTACCGCTACTTGGCCGGCCGATCGGTTGGGAACCTGCTGCGCTTATCCACCTTCGACGGTAGCCACGGATTTTTGTTCACCGCGACGAAAGGCCCGAACGGTACCATGAAGGGAGACTTCTACAGTGGCAAAAGCGGCCACGAAACCTGGACGGCCAAGCTTAACCCCAACGCCAAACTTCCCGATGCTAACTCGCTCACCTTCATGAAGCCGGGTGAGAAGAAGCTAGCGTTCAAGTTCCCCAGCATCCACGAAGGTGGCTCGGTTTCCCTCTCCGACCCAAAGTACAAGGGCAAGGTGGTAGTGGTGCAGTTGCTCGGCTCGTGGTGCCCCAACTGTATGGATGAGACGAACTTCCTGGCGCCTTGGTACGAGAAGAATAAGAGCCGCGGCGTGGAGATTATCGGCCTAGGCTACGAGCGCAGCCCTGAGTATGCTAAAGCCGCCGAGCGCCTGCGTAAGATGAAAGACCGCTTTGGCGTTAACTATGACTTAGCCGTAGCTGGTGTGGCCGACAAGGATGCTGCCGGCAAAACGCTACCACAAATTGCGAAGGTTCTAGCCTTCCCCACCACCATTATCATCGACAAAAAAGGCGATGTGCGGAAGATCAATACTGGTTTCTCTGGTCCCGGCACCGGCAAGTATTACGATGAACTGGTAGCCGATTTCAACCAAACGATTGACCAGTTGGTGAAGGAATAGAGAACTAACTCCACCATCGATAGAACGTCATGCTGAGCTTGTCGAAGCATCTTTACTGCCAAAGTAATCTAGTCACTACTGCGGTAGAGATGCTTCGACAAGCTCAGCATGACGTTCTTTTGTGCTCTTGCGAAACCTAGCTCCGCGCCCGGAACCGCAGCTGAATTTCTTGACGTGGGCGAAGTGTGATAAGCGGTTGCAGCTGAACAGGTGGCTGCTCAATCCATCCGACTTCAAAACGGCGCAGCATTTCCAGCAGCACCAACTGCATTTCGGTTAGCGCGAATTGGTTGCCAATGCAAAGGCGCGGCCCCCCACCGAACGGCACGTAGGCATAAGGCGGCTGATTTTTCACGAGCTCCGGGGCAAAACGCTCCGGGCGAAACACTTCGGCATCTTCCCAAAGGCTAGGTGCATGATGAACACCAAGAAGGTACGCGGAAATCAGAGTGCCTTTGGGTAGGCTAATGCCGTTGTAAGAGTCATCCTCTTGTGCTACGCGGTCCAGAATCCAGGCGGGCGGGTACAAGCGCATGGTTTCCTGCACGATTTGCAGGGAGTAACCTAGGTTCGGCAGGTCGGCGAATGTAGCGGCCCGGCTGCCGAGCACCTGGGC
This Hymenobacter sp. GOD-10R DNA region includes the following protein-coding sequences:
- a CDS encoding TlpA disulfide reductase family protein → MSPSSAIRQIVAGASLALVVASCQSNSSEQKVASAPAAAADANANYLQDGTWRGVLSAQGQEIPFLFDVETGNNNQPVAVYLRNGAEKLKLDEIAAAGDSTTIKLGAFDAALVVRKDGEDKLKGAWVKYDAKTPYRVPFTATHGEKELFPVQAKPSSDSKETMKESTFQVEFKDEEGKTYPAVGIFKESPETGNMTGTFLTTTGDYRYLAGRSVGNLLRLSTFDGSHGFLFTATKGPNGTMKGDFYSGKSGHETWTAKLNPNAKLPDANSLTFMKPGEKKLAFKFPSIHEGGSVSLSDPKYKGKVVVVQLLGSWCPNCMDETNFLAPWYEKNKSRGVEIIGLGYERSPEYAKAAERLRKMKDRFGVNYDLAVAGVADKDAAGKTLPQIAKVLAFPTTIIIDKKGDVRKINTGFSGPGTGKYYDELVADFNQTIDQLVKE